The Pan troglodytes isolate AG18354 chromosome 19, NHGRI_mPanTro3-v2.0_pri, whole genome shotgun sequence region CGTGCCCTCTGGGCACCTTGCCTCACTTTTAGTAGCTGCAGCTTATTTTGCTATTTGTCCCCCTTGGGGAGCTGGAGGTCTTTGGTACTTGAACAAATTTGCCATTGTGTTTTGCTACTACACGTCTATGGTCCCTTAAATTATACAACTCAAGAGGGTGAACATCTGTCTCCCTGGGATCGCTGCCAAAAGGGAGGTGCAGCTCCTCCTTCTATCCCCGTCCTTGTCCTGTCGGGCCGGCAGTGAGGCGAGAAGCaccagtcattcattcaacaaatagtttttggacctactacatgccaggcactgcttcAGGCACGTCAGTGTCTCCTTCTGGCTCTCCCTGAATTCCTCCCTCCATCCACCACCCCTTTATATGGTGAGTGATCTCAGATGCCGCATCCAGCCGGATCATCCTGCAATGTTAGCATTGAGCACTTGCTGTACAGATGGGTACTGCACTTCGAGAATTATCGACAGAATGCTGAGCCCTGTCCTTGCCTTCAAGGAAAAGTGGTAAGGtggggcgtagtggctcacacctgtaatcctagcactttggggggccgaggcaggaggatcccttgagcccaggagttcgagaccagcctgggcaacctagggagaccgtgtctctaaaaaagttttaaaaaattaaaaataaaaagagtggtGCGCATGTATGAAAAGTTAAACACCTCCATGCAGCCTACGGAGAAGTGATTGCAAGGAACCACTGTATGAGCGGCAAGCAACATAAGTCAAGGGTGAAGGGTCCTGCCTGAAAAAGGGGAGGCGGGAGCTGAGCTCGGAAGGACCAGTGGCACTTGGCATCAGAGTGGACAGCAGAGCAAATACCTGGAGGGTGGAAAGTGCCCAAAAGTGCCCCTCGGCTTGGCTGAAAGGGTGGTTGCTTGTGGAGGAGCAGTGGGGTAGAAAAAACTAGAAAGGCATCGCCTGAGATGGGAAGGGCTGGCAAAGCCGGGCTCTGAGGTATGGGAAAGTCCTTCTCAGGTCAGAGCTGAAGCACTCATGCTTCTCAGATCGGATCCGACCTTCAGACATCTAAAATTAGGCTTCTGCCAATTAACTTTTCCCACTGCTAGAACCCCGACACATTTACAGTTGCAGAGACATCGTTCAGCTTCTTTAAAAGACTCTTCAGTGCTATTACAGTATTTTGTGATCTCTCTGCAGCAAGGTCTATTGGTTCCTGTATCTCCAGCACCCCCAGGAAGGTGCTCAGCCTGAGCTTGTTAAtggaagggcaggagggaggaagaaaggaaggtaaGTTAAATAAGTTCTAAGTAAAGCTCATGGCAAAGTGCTCTTTCCCTTCAGGAGGGCCGCTCTGTAATAATAAGCACGAAGCAATTACATTCTGCCGTGTGGTTATTAAATTTTGGggaaacaaatataataaaatgtagaaatttGTAGAGAggttggaaataaaataaaagtggaggataaaaataaaatcgaTAACCGCAGGTTGCTCAGAGCCTAACCTAAAGGATGTTATGGGGGAGAAAGGAACGCTGCCCTCCCCAGGCTTCCCAAGCCTCCCCAGGAAGTGGCCGGAGCCTGGGCTGGGGAATCTGCCCAGCAGGGGTTCAACTCCTGAGTCCACCTCTCCCCTCTGGGGCCGCGGTGAGACCCGGCAAGAGCAGGAGCACTCCCACTCACCATCAGCCCTAGGGGTGAGACACTTAGCCAGGGGCAGCGCTGCGACAGCTGTtggaagtattattattattatcattattgctaAAGATGGGGGTGTCttactaggttgcccaggctggtctcgaacacttggcctcaagcgatccgcccgcctcggcctcccccagtgctggggttataggcgtgagccaccgcgcccggccttaacttGCTTTCATTGTACATCAATTCCTAAGGGAATTGGAAGCAGCAAGCAGGAACGCTCCCTCTTATGGAAAGAAGAGCCCAGGGCCCTGGTCATGACAGGTTCAGGTCCCAAAAAGGAGACGGGAAGAAAACGTGAGGCGCCAGAACAAGAGGTTCTACAAGGTGCACACGAGGGTCCCTGCCATTAAATGAAGAATTTTCTGTGTAGATGCCCGTGCGCAAGTCCAATGAAAGCCGTGGAGAATAAGCGTTAGCTCTTCAAACTGAATCTGAGCTAAAACCTAGCAAAGCCAGGCTGGGGTTTGAGGGGTTGCGGGGGAAGACAGGAAGGGGTGGACGGGGAAAAGGCGGGGGTCCTAGGAGGAAGGGATGGGGAGGAGCGAGAGGAGGGAGGCGGAGGGAGGGCGGCAGCCAGGATGGTCCATTCCATTCTTGGAGCTGCACTGTTGACTTCGACCACAAGGGGGCAGGGCTGCTGAAATTGGAAGTGCGAACGCCTACATGAGTCTTGATCCTCGGCAGGCACCGTACCCAGTTTCCTCCGTTGGGAGGGTTTAACTGCCCGGAAACGGAAGTCTCGTTCTTTTTCGTCCTTTTCCCCGGTTGCCGCTTGCTGTGAGTGTCTCTAGGGTGATAAGTGGGTGAGAAGGGTAATCTGGGGCAATCCACGGCCAGGTGAAATCTGGGAACCCCAAGTCCGCGTGGAGGGTgtcggggaggaggaggggagtgcGATGGGGCCGATATTTCGGGGGAGAGCGGGAAAACGGGGTTCGCTGCCAGCCCCCGCGCCGTGTTAACGCCGAGGACTGTTTCCCGCAGGTCCTGGTCCGCGCCGGAGCCCAGCGCGCCTCGTCGCCATGGTGAGTACGGTCCCTGCCTGGCGCCTTCCCGGGGTGGGCTCGTGGGGCCCCGGGGCGAGGGCGAGAGAGCCTCCCAAGGATCTCCTGAGGCCGGGAGGAGCTGGGGGACTGGGCCATCGCCGGAAGACGTGTCTCTTTGCTGTCTGTTCACCCGCTTCCTTTGTGTTGCAGCCTCGGAAAATTGAGGAAATCAAGGACTTCCTGCTCACAGCCCGACGAAAGGATGCCAAATGTAAGTGGTTGCTCCGAAGGTTCAAGAAGAGCGGTGCCTAGCCTGGCACCGCTCCGGGAGCGTCTTCCCCGGAATGTCAGGCAGGAGACGGTTAGGCCGTCTGGGTGTGTGCCTGGCCCTCTGGGAGCAGTGGTTTCATCCTGTTTCCCATGAGAAAGACCTGTGGGGGGCACGTTGAGGCCCTGGAATTTCTAGGACCATCTTTAGCTAATCGCGATCATCTCAGAGGCCGCCCTGAGTTCAGTTTTCTTTCGTGTAATATAGTAAATTGTCGGAACGGAATCCCCACTCCGCGAAAGCCTCAAAACACACGTCCCATAAACACTGTTTAGGTTCTCTGCAGTTGTGCAAAATCTTAACACAAAATCCATTTTGTAATAAAGTGCTGGATATTTGCATGTAATGTATTGAGCACGGCACACTGTGTAGTATGGTCGTTTACCTCGTGATCCTGTGGTCGCTGGCCGGTGTCAGAAGGTATCATACCTATCTaatccagaaaaatattttaaaaaacaattttttttttcttttagacagtctggctctgtcgcccaggctggattgcagtggtgccatcttggctcactgcaattaccgcctcccaggttcaagcgatccccctgcctcagagtagctgggcgcgccaccatgcctagctgatttttgtgtttttggtagagacagagtttcaccatgttggccaggctggtctcgaactcctaacctcagatgatccacctgcctccgcctcccagagtgctgggattacaggcgtgagccactgtgccccgccaagATCAAAATTTGAAGCAGGGCTTCTACTGAATGTATATCGCATTACCACCATTGTAAAGTCACAGAGTTTAAGTTGGACTGTCATAGGTCTGTTTCCCAGCTTGTACATACAGGGGAAAGAAGGTGATTAATGAAAAACCTTAAACAGCAGGTTTTCGATGGATAGGTGCCAATCTCTGCTGCCCACTTACTTAAATTTTTACACCAAGTGTGAGAGGTAGTTGTGTTACCCCTTTGTGATACTTGAAGGAGATTGGGGGGCTTGTGTTTGATACAAGCTAGGTCTTGAGTTATGTTGTTACTTTAACCCAGTCGTCTTTTTTCAGCTGCATGAAAGAGAATCAGGTCACGTGTGGAAGTGAGGTTGCATGGGACAGGCCTGTTAAGGTGGGCTAAGACACCAGCCGTCTCTAATGCTCTGTGCCAGCGGTGGTGCCAGACGGTGGTTGGTGTACAGGGAGAGTCTTTCAATGAGTTGGGGGTAGGCAGAGATGGGGGTCATATTTGTGTCCCCATTACCCAAAACAGGCTGTCACCTTTGAGGTAGTGACCACCTGTGGGAACAAATAGCATCTGGTGGGAATGATGActgtttgctagtgttttgtgtAAAGAGATGAGGTTATCAGGTCAGTTTTATTTCAGACCATATGGGGTCACTGCCTAGTTTGAAGCCCAACTCTACCAGCAGGTAACTTACCCTTCTCAGCAAGTTAAACATGACACCACCGTTTGATTGTGTTTTAAAAGGGTGGtggtctgggcgtggtggctcatgcctataattccagcactttgggaggccaaagcggacagatctcttgaaccaggagttcaagaccaacctgggcgacatggcaaaaccccatttctactaaaaataaattagccgggcatggtggcacacgcctgcagtcccagctactcaggaggctgaggcaggagaatcagttgaaccaaggagacggaggttgcagtgagctgagattgtctcactgcactccagcctgggtgacagagcgagactgtctcacaaaaaaaattgGGAACCTTGACTTTAGATGATGTGGCTTTAAAGGTAGTGGTCACAGTCCCCCTGGGGACAGTAAAGTGTCAGTAGCTGTTTGttgaaaaaactttttaaaatggttGCATTAATTTTTAACGTGTAATAGGCATAGCGTAAAAGTTACCATTTACACTGGGTATGGTGgttcccatctgtaatcccagcactttgggagactgaggcagatggatgagactagcctgggcatcatagtgagaccctgtctctacaaaagaaaaaagttagccaggcgtgtgctggtggtcctagctactcaggaggctgaggtaggattgcttgaatccaggaaattgaggctatagtgagccatgattatgctactgcactccgggctgggcaacaaagcgtaattgtacagttcagtggcattcagTAAATTCACATTGTTGAGCagctgccaccatcaccacccatctccagaactttatcttcccaaactgaaactccctCTGTTAAACACCAGCTCCCCattcttccccagcccctggcaaccaccttcCAATTTGTCCCTGAATGTGACTGCTCTGGATACCCCATATAAGTGGGTCTGCTATTGCATATTtgaccttttgtgactggcttctcttCAAATGTCCTCaagcatgtgtcagaattgccttttcttttttctttcttttttttttttttttgacatggaatgtcactctgttgcccagactggagcacagtggtggaatctcagctcactgcaagctccgcctcccaggttcatgccattctcctgcctcagcctcccaagtagctgggactacaggcgcctgtcaccatgccgggctaatttttttttaaagtagagacggggtttcaccgagtgagccaggatggtctctatctcctgacctcatgatccacccgccttggcctcccaaagtgctgggattacaggcgtgagccaccgtgcccggcctggaatttgctttttttaaacagggtctcactcctgcccaggctggagtgcagtggtgtgatcatggctcactacatcGTTGATctcctgggcgcaagtgatcctcccaccttagcctccagagtctctgggactacaggcatgcgccaccacgcctggctaatttttggtgttttagagacggatctgtgttggccaggctagtctccaactcctggcctcaagcaggcctcctaccttagcctccgaaaatgctgagattacaggcatgagccaccacacccagaccgGAGTTTTCTTTTGAAGGCCAAGTTTTCCATTGTGTGGGTAGGCCACGGTTTGTTTATttgtctattgatggacattgggttgcttctacattttcGCTAGTGTGAATAATGCTctgaacatgtgtgtgcaaatatTCTTCTGTGGTTGCTATCtgttctttggggtatatacctagaaatggaattgctgcaCATACGGCAATGttgagtaaacttttttttttgagatggagtttcgctcttgttgcccaggctggagtgcagtggcggaattttggctcactgcaaactctgcctcccatgttctcctgcctcagcctcctgagtagctgggattacaggcgcctggatgatttttgtatttttaggagagacggggtttctccatgttggtcaggctggtctcgaactcccgacctcaggtgatccacccacctcagcctcccaaagtgctgggattacaggcgtgaaccaccgcacccaactgaataaacattttGAAGAGCTCCATATGTCTTTACAAGTGGTGTTCAGCTTAGTTCAGCTGCTGGGGCGGTGTTATACTGAAATAGGTTAGTTTGGATGAATATCCAGGTGTCTGGATGTATTAAGAACAAGAGTCCAGGCAGCCCGTGCCTTGGGCAGGCTCTGAGTCACAGTGCTGCTTCCTCTGATGTGCCCCATTCCTATAGTAGTTACTGGCAGAAATGGAGTTGCCAAATTGCGAGGACAAGATCATCCTGTGTGCGTCTGCCAGGTTAAGTGCTGTGTGCTGTGTCCGGCCAGGTGCTTTCGTTGAAGTGTTAGAGCCCATGTTCAGCCCTCAGCCACCTGCTTCTTGATTGGCACATCACTGCTATTATAACAAATCCTGGGAGTATCTCTGAGCAGTTGGAACAAGGCATTCAGCGAGTACATGGAGTGGTAACTACTCTTGGGAAGGGGTTGTCTCACAGCAGCCAGATGGCCATGCATTGATGCTGCTGGTACATAACCAGAGTGGTGCACGATTCAAACCCCACACAGCTGAATTTGAGGTACACGGTAGCTGTTTCTTGTCTGAGCCATGATCCTGAAATAGAACTTGGCAGCAGGAAAGAACCCAGAAAATGGATTCCACATAAATTCAAGGAAAACCCTGGGTGCGTGTTGTGCGCAGTGGCTGGAGGCATCCTGAAGAACGAGCTCTTACTGGCCCAGAATGTCATCTCACATGCGGAGGTGTGATTTCCGGGAGTGGAGTGCGGAAAAGCGCTCAGTCCCAGCAGACAGCCCGTCTCCTTACTTTATCACTGCTTCtatccctttttaaaaagataataggccaggcgtggtggctcatgcctggaatcccagcactttgggaggccgaggccagcggatcacgaggtccagagattaagaccatcctggccaacatggtgaaaccccatctctactaaaaatacaaaaaattagctgggtgtggtggtgcacgcctgtaatcccagctactccaggaggcttaggcaggagaatcgcttgaacctgggaggcggaggttgcagggagccaagattgcgccactacactccaacctggcaacagaccgagagactctgtctcaaaaaaaagtagaaataagaaagataatAAGGTTGATAGAAGATACTCTGCAATGTTGTGTTCAGTGTACCCAGTAAAAGTCCCAAGTTGGAGGAACGGGTAATAGTGTTTTCTGTTTGCACAGAGGGACGGTACTGGAGGTGGGCGCTGTCTCCTGCATGCTGCTTACTGCTTGAGTGTATTTGCACGTGGACTGTGTCACATCTGTTTTCTGTGATACAATTTAATTCCTGATTCTGGTCTCCGGTAGCTGTCAAGATCAAGAAAAATAAGGACAACGTGAAGTTTAAAGTTCGATGCAGCAGATACCTTTACACCCTGGTCATCACTGAcaaagagaaggcagagaaacTGAAGCAGTCCCTGCCCCCCGGTGAGTGAGCCTGAAGTCACTTCAGGGGCGGGTGGGGTTTGGAAGGTTGCTGTGTGTGGCCATGTTGTATCTTGTTTTGAATCCCTCTCAGATTTCAGCGCCCATTTTATGGTCTAAGAATCTGCTCTTGCTGTTGGGAGTGTGAGGAATAGTTGTGATTCTCAGATTATATACAGTACCAGAAATCATTTCCTTAGCCAGAAGAGAGGTTAGAGCTCATTTAATCCTGTTCACGACCCTTCGAGGTTGGTGCTAGTACTGATAATCCCCAGTTTTTACAGGGGAACAGATGGAATATAATAGACCAAGTCTTTTTATCAAACACTAAATATTTTAACCGAAACTTCGCTGGTGGATCTAATTTCTGAACCTTGTGTGCTCTCTTTAGCTTAAGTACAAAATCTAGACAAGCAGCAGCAACTCAGATGTGTCTTCTGGATGGCTTACTTTTGTCTCTTTCCCTCTAGGTTTGGCAGTGAAGGAACTGAAATGAACCAGACACACTGATTGGAACtgtattaaaatactaaaaatcctAAGTGTCTTTCGTCTTTGCGGATGGGAAAGGGAAAAATGCTACCTCGTAGTGGCTTCTGATGGGAAAAGGACACGGGTCCTGTTGCTGCCttcctgtggcttttttttttttctttctttctttgagacagagtcttgctctgtggctcatcctggagcacagtggtgcgatctcagctcactaccacctccgcctcctgggttcaagtgactgtcctgcctcagcctcccgagtagctgggattacaggcacacatcaccacgcctggctaatttttgtatttttagtagagacagggtttcactgcctgcctcagtctcccatagtgctgggattacaggcatgagcctccgtgcccggtGCATCCCTAATCTTGAGCATGATCTCAGTCGGTGAATGAGGCCATCTGTTTTCAGCCCGTTTGAAAATAAGATGTGGGGAGGCCATGATGGAATAGCACGTGGGGTTAAACATAACTGGCAGATGTGGGAGCGATGGTGGGGCATGCCATTCAAACAGGTCCCAAAATGGGTGCAACAAGGTATAACACATCTACCACTCGCCAACTTGACTGACTTGGAGAAATGACTACACTTTTGCCTGTTTCCTCAATTGGAAAATAGCCATATTAACACCTCTTTCATCGGCTTGCTGTCAGGGtactgggatgggggtggggtgcatGGGTTGGGGTGGCCACCAGGTGGTGCTGTGCCACAGCGGACAGCCCCTCTGGAAATGACTGGCATCATAAAATCTGTCTTCATACCCAAggtagtgttttttgtttttttaagatctCTACCTTTTAAAAGCGTGGCATACAGTGTGCTTGGTATTTTCTTGTGTTAGGCATTTAAACGCGCTCAGGTTGTAAGGTTGAAGTGCCAGTCTTTGAATATTCTCTAAGGATTGTGAGGGTGTGAGGTAGTTTTGAGTCTGGTCATGGGTCTTGTTTCCTCCGGGAGAGGGTGGGTACACCAGCCCTCAGGCCCAGGTGCGGCACTGTGGGCGGCTTTCAGCCTTTCCCGTTCTGTAAGCATTGCAGATTCCCAAGGAAAAGCGAGCCTTTACCATGTGGGTTTTCTTTGTTCCCAGCACATCGTCCAGAGTTTCATCCCAGCTCCTAGGAGACAGGCCTTGCAGGGGTGTGTCCAGCCTTGTCTAGAGAAGGCCGCCTTTCATGCAGTGCTTCCCAGCCCTGGCTTGTGACTCAGTCATCTGGGGCACTTAGGCAGTTCACTGTGGTGGCCAGGGCTGACTGGAGATTGCGATTGCGGTGGTCTGGGGCATAGGTGTGTTTCCAAGCTCTCAGGTGGGCCTCTGCTTTGCTGGGGCTTCAGCAAGCCCTTAAGTGCTGCATACCAGGTGAATGGGTTGG contains the following coding sequences:
- the RPL38 gene encoding large ribosomal subunit protein eL38, yielding MPRKIEEIKDFLLTARRKDAKSVKIKKNKDNVKFKVRCSRYLYTLVITDKEKAEKLKQSLPPGLAVKELK